One Drosophila kikkawai strain 14028-0561.14 chromosome 3L, DkikHiC1v2, whole genome shotgun sequence genomic window carries:
- the LOC108075261 gene encoding annexin A7 isoform X2 encodes MDRRVTAICLVLLLQLVGHAWGFQDKTPVQTSLVTGQARNDKQQQVLDDTLGSGRGIDEHLLKTIEDQQHPRQYGYGPPPPWSPTPPIYPPPPQRPWGPPPPPSPVPGPQPPPFYNPYYNGYNYYGGFGGYGYPGYGGYPGFGGYPGYPFYPFYRSSAGGDGDTQVPGPDGLTPSPIPGVFQGRAVLSQNFLEGRNNANIVPLYHLLQMARV; translated from the exons ATGGATCGAAGAGTGACTGCGATTTGTCTGG TgctcctgctgcagctggTGGGCCACGCCTGGGGCTTCCAGGATAAGACCCCGGTGCAGACCAGCCTGGTGACCGGCCAGGCCAGGAACGATAAGCAGCAACAGGTGCTGGACGATACGCTGGGAAGTGGTCGGGGAATCGACGAGCACCTTTTGAAGACCATTG AGGATCAGCAGCATCCGCGCCAGTACGGTTATGGTCCGCCGCCGCCATGGTCGCCCACTCCGCCCATTTACCCGCCGCCACCACAACGGCCGTGGGGACCGCCGCCTCCACCATCGCCAGTGCCAGGACCACAGCCTCCTCCATTTTACAATCCCTACTACAATGGCTACAACTACTACGGCGGCTTCGGTGGATATGGCTATCCTGGCTATGGGGGCTATCCTGGCTTCGGCGGCTATCCCGGCTATCCGTTCTATCCCTTCTATCGCTCCTCGGCTGGCGGCGATGGGGATACCCAGGTACCCGGACCCGATGGCCTAACGCCCTCGCCCATTCCAGGCGTCTTCCAGGGCCGGGCCGTGCTCTCCCAGAACTTCCTTGAGGGTAGGAATAATGCCAACATTGTGCCACTGTATCATCTGCTCCAAATGGCTAGGGTTTAG
- the LOC108075261 gene encoding cleavage and polyadenylation specificity factor subunit 6 isoform X1 has product MDRRVTAICLVLLLQLVGHAWGFQDKTPVQTSLVTGQARNDKQQQVLDDTLGSGRGIDEHLLKTIGKGGIKLVMATGASTTTPKPSVHQHHYYYPPEDQQHPRQYGYGPPPPWSPTPPIYPPPPQRPWGPPPPPSPVPGPQPPPFYNPYYNGYNYYGGFGGYGYPGYGGYPGFGGYPGYPFYPFYRSSAGGDGDTQVPGPDGLTPSPIPGVFQGRAVLSQNFLEGRNNANIVPLYHLLQMARV; this is encoded by the exons ATGGATCGAAGAGTGACTGCGATTTGTCTGG TgctcctgctgcagctggTGGGCCACGCCTGGGGCTTCCAGGATAAGACCCCGGTGCAGACCAGCCTGGTGACCGGCCAGGCCAGGAACGATAAGCAGCAACAGGTGCTGGACGATACGCTGGGAAGTGGTCGGGGAATCGACGAGCACCTTTTGAAGACCATTGGTAAGGGCGGCATCAAGCTGGTGATGGCAACCGGCGCCTCGACGACCACCCCGAAACCGTCAGTACATCAACATCATTACTATTATCCACCAGAGGATCAGCAGCATCCGCGCCAGTACGGTTATGGTCCGCCGCCGCCATGGTCGCCCACTCCGCCCATTTACCCGCCGCCACCACAACGGCCGTGGGGACCGCCGCCTCCACCATCGCCAGTGCCAGGACCACAGCCTCCTCCATTTTACAATCCCTACTACAATGGCTACAACTACTACGGCGGCTTCGGTGGATATGGCTATCCTGGCTATGGGGGCTATCCTGGCTTCGGCGGCTATCCCGGCTATCCGTTCTATCCCTTCTATCGCTCCTCGGCTGGCGGCGATGGGGATACCCAGGTACCCGGACCCGATGGCCTAACGCCCTCGCCCATTCCAGGCGTCTTCCAGGGCCGGGCCGTGCTCTCCCAGAACTTCCTTGAGGGTAGGAATAATGCCAACATTGTGCCACTGTATCATCTGCTCCAAATGGCTAGGGTTTAG
- the Myo61F gene encoding unconventional myosin IC isoform X1, translating into MTSSTTLPNMETGLHERDRAGVQDFVLLENYQSEDAFIENLKKRFQENLIYTYIGQVLISVNPYKQLSIYSDAHIKEYKNKHFYEMPPHVFAVTDNAFRSLIEENRGQCVLISGESGSGKTEASKKVLQFIAACSGNQTTVEGVKDKLLKSNPVLEAFGNAKTNRNDNSSRFGKYMDIQFDFKGAPIGGNILNYLLEKSRVVAQMAGERNFHIFYQLLAGADETLLKELRLERALDTYSYLTDGLKGSVSSINDADNFRQVQQALSVIDFTKEEQREIFDIVASILHLGNVAFSEVEGSSKVNSRDVVVTAARLLGVNAGELEAALTHRTIDARGDVVTSPLNQELAIYARDALAKAVYDRLFSWLVQRLNISLQAKDTRSAKSNVMGILDIYGFEIFQKNSFEQFCINFCNEKLQQLFIELTLKSEQDEYRREGIEWIPVEYFDNKVICNLIEEKHKGIISILDEECLRPGEPTDITFLEKLTNKLAQHHHYVCHEKAPTHIQKIMLRDEFRLVHYAGEVTYSVHGFLDKNNDLLFRDLKETLSKAGNGIVRSCFPEQELRSLKRPDTAITQFRASLNNLMDILMCKEPSYIRCIKPNDLQAPGVFNDQLVLHQVKYLGLMENLRVRRAGFAYRRTYELFLERYKSLSKSTWPNYKGPGGPKAGVQQLVKDLGWDDEKYRVGETKLFIRWPRTLFDTEDAYQLKKHDIAAIIQAHWKGLIQRRKYLKLRAQVIILQSYCRRRLAQQAAKRKREAADKIRAFIKGFITRNEAPNGFNEDFIANAKRMWLLRLAKELPSKVLDKSWPHAPGHCQEASEYLHRLHRLHLARIYRLKLTPQQKRQFELKVLAEKVFKNKKNNYASSVSTWFQEDRIPKEHIQRVNDFVASTFGSEQLKYQSFCTKFDRHGYKSRDRFILLSNKAIYVLDGKTYKQKHRLPLEKIDFTLTNHNDDLMVIRIPLELKKDKGDLILIIPRIIEFSTYIIDTVGTAQIVSIVDRNSLEHNVVKGKGGVIDIRTGAEPGVVRDKDHLVVIAGQ; encoded by the exons ATGACCAG cTCTACAACTTTGCCCAACATGGAGACGGGTTTGCATGAACGCGATCGTGCCGGCGTCCAGGACTTTGTGCTGCTGGAGAACTACCAGAGCGAGGATGCCTTCATTGAGAACTTGAAGAAACGCTTCCAGGAGAATCTGATCTAT ACGTACATTGGTCAGGTGCTAATCTCGGTGAATCCCTACAAGCAGCTGTCCATCTACTCCGATGCCCACATCAAGGAGTACAAGAACAAACACTTTTACGAGATGCCTCCACATGT CTTCGCTGTGACGGATAATGCCTTCCGTTCGCTGATCGAGGAGAACCGTGGCCAGTGCGTGCTCATCTCGGGCGAGAGTGGTTCCGGCAAGACCGAGGCCTCCAAGAAGGTGCTGCAGTTCATTGCCGCCTGCTCGGGCAATCAGACCACCGTCGAGGGTGTCAAGGATAAGCTGCTGAAGAGCAATCCCGTCCTGGAGGCCTTTGGCAATGCCAAGACCAACCGCAACGACAACTCCTCTCGCTTCGGCAAGTACATGGACATCCAGTTCGACTTCAAGGGAGCACCCATCGGGGGTAATATCCTTAATTACCTCCTGGAAAAGTCCCGTGTGGTAGCCCAAATGGCTGGAGAGAGGAATTTCCACATCTTTTACCAACTCCTGGCCGGCGCCGATGAGACCCTGCTGAAGGAGCTGCGTCTGGAGCGGGCTCTGGACACCTACAGCTACCTGACCGATGGG CTCAAGGGCAGCGTGTCGAGCATCAACGATGCGGACAACTTCCGGCAGGTGCAGCAGGCACTCAGCGTGATCGATTTCACCAAGGAGGAGCAGCGCGAGATTTTCGACATTGTGGCCAGTATTCTGCATCTGGGCAATGTGGCATTCAGCGAGGTCGAGGGTAGTTCCAAGGTAAACAGCCGCGATGTGGTAGTGACTGCTGCCCGGCTCCTGGGCGTAAATGCCGGCGAACTGGAGGCCGCACTGACCCATCGCACCATCGATGCTCGCGGTGATGTGGTGACCTCACCGCTGAACCAAGAGCTGGCCATCTATGCCAGGGATGCCCTGGCCAAGGCCGTCTACGATCGCCTATTCTCGTGGCTGGTCCAGCGCCTGAATATCTCGCTGCAAGCAAAGGACACGCGGAGCGCCAAGAGCAATGTGATGGGCATCCTGGACATCTATGGCTTCGAGATCTTCCAGAAGAATAGTTTCGAGCAGTTCTGCATCAACTTCTGCAACGAGAAGCTCCAACAGCTGTTCATCGAGCTGACGCTGAAGTCCGAGCAGGACGAGTACCGTCGCGAGGGCATCGAATGGATACCCGTGGAGTACTTCGACAACAAGGTAATCTGCAATTTGATCGAGGAGAAGCACAAGGGCATCATCTCCATTCTGGATGAGGAATGCTTGCGGCCGGGCGAGCCCACGGACATTACCTTCCTGGAGAAGCTCACCAACAAGCTGGCCCAGCATCATCACTATGTTTGCCATGAAAAGGCCCCAACTCACATCCAGAAGATCATGCTGCGTGACGAGTTCCGGCTGGTTCACTACGCCGGCGAGGTCACATACAGCGTTCATGGCTTCCTCGACAAGAACAACGACTTACTCTTCAGGGATCTGAAGGAGACGCTCAGCAAGGCGGGCAACGGAATTGTAAGGAGCTGCTTCCCGGAGCAGGAGCTGCGCAGTCTTAAGCGCCCCGACACGGCCATCACCCAGTTCCGCGCTTCGCTGAACAACCTCATGGACATCCTGATGTGCAAGGAGCCGAGCTACATTCGCTGCATCAAGCCCAACGATCTCCAGGCGCCAGGTGTCTTCAACGACCAGTTGGTGCTGCACCAGGTGAAGTATTTGGGACTCATGGAGAACCTGCGGGTGAGGAGGGCCGGCTTCGCCTACCGTCGCACCTATGAGCTCTTCCTGGAGCGCTACAAGTCACTAAGCAAGTCCACCTGGCCGAACTACAAGGGTCCGGGCGGACCGAAGGCTGGAGTCCAGCAGCTGGTCAAGGATTTGGGCTGGGATGATGAGAAGTACCGCGTGGGCGAGACAAAGCTCTTCATTCGGTGGCCAAGGACGTTGTTCGACACGGAAGATGCGTACCAGCTCAAGAAGCACGATATCGCGGCCATAATCCAGGCCCACTGGAAGGGACTGATCCAAAGGAGAAAGTACCTTAAGCTCCGCGCCCAGGTGATCATCCTGCAGAGCTACTGTCGCCGCAGGTTGGCCCAGCAGGCGGCCAAGCGGAAGAGGGAGGCTGCCGACAAGATCCGGGCCTTTATCAAGGGCTTCATTACCCGCAACGAGGCTCCCAACGGTTTCAACGAGGACTTCATTGCCAATGCTAAGCGCATGTGGCTGCTGCGGCTGGCTAAGGAACTGCCCAGCAAGGTGCTAGACAAGAGCTGGCCCCATGCACCCGGTCACTGTCAGGAGGCCTCCGAGTATCTGCACCGCCTGCATCGCCTGCACCTGGCCAGGATCTACCGCCTGAAACTGACGCCGCAGCAGAAGCGCCAATTCGAACTGAAGGTGCTCGCCGAGAAGGTGTTCAAAAACAAGAAGAACAACTATGCGTCGAGTGTGTCAACCTGGTTCCAGGAGGATCGCATACCCAAGGAGCACATCCAGCGGGTCAACGACTTCGTGGCCAGCACCTTTGGCAGCGAGCAACTGAAGTACCAGTCCTTCTGCACCAAGTTCGATCGCCATGGCTACAAGTCTCGCGATCGCTTCATCCTGCTGAGCAACAAGGCCATCTATGTCCTGGACGGCAAGACGTACAAGCAGAAGCACCGCCTGCCGCTGGAAAAGATCGACTTTACGCTAACGAACCACAACGACGACCTCATGGTCATTCGCATACCGCTCGAGCTGAAAAAGGACAAGGGCGACCTGATCCTGATCATTCCGCGAATCATCGAGTTCAGCACCTACATCATCGACACCGTGGGCACTGCCCAGATCGTCTCCATTGTGGACAGAAATTC GCTGGAGCACAACGTGGTCAAGGGCAAGGGCGGAGTCATCGACATTCGAACGGGCGCAGAGCCGGGCGTGGTGCGTGATAAGGACCACCTTGTTGTT ATTGCTGGACAATAA
- the Myo61F gene encoding unconventional myosin IC isoform X2, translating into METGLHERDRAGVQDFVLLENYQSEDAFIENLKKRFQENLIYTYIGQVLISVNPYKQLSIYSDAHIKEYKNKHFYEMPPHVFAVTDNAFRSLIEENRGQCVLISGESGSGKTEASKKVLQFIAACSGNQTTVEGVKDKLLKSNPVLEAFGNAKTNRNDNSSRFGKYMDIQFDFKGAPIGGNILNYLLEKSRVVAQMAGERNFHIFYQLLAGADETLLKELRLERALDTYSYLTDGLKGSVSSINDADNFRQVQQALSVIDFTKEEQREIFDIVASILHLGNVAFSEVEGSSKVNSRDVVVTAARLLGVNAGELEAALTHRTIDARGDVVTSPLNQELAIYARDALAKAVYDRLFSWLVQRLNISLQAKDTRSAKSNVMGILDIYGFEIFQKNSFEQFCINFCNEKLQQLFIELTLKSEQDEYRREGIEWIPVEYFDNKVICNLIEEKHKGIISILDEECLRPGEPTDITFLEKLTNKLAQHHHYVCHEKAPTHIQKIMLRDEFRLVHYAGEVTYSVHGFLDKNNDLLFRDLKETLSKAGNGIVRSCFPEQELRSLKRPDTAITQFRASLNNLMDILMCKEPSYIRCIKPNDLQAPGVFNDQLVLHQVKYLGLMENLRVRRAGFAYRRTYELFLERYKSLSKSTWPNYKGPGGPKAGVQQLVKDLGWDDEKYRVGETKLFIRWPRTLFDTEDAYQLKKHDIAAIIQAHWKGLIQRRKYLKLRAQVIILQSYCRRRLAQQAAKRKREAADKIRAFIKGFITRNEAPNGFNEDFIANAKRMWLLRLAKELPSKVLDKSWPHAPGHCQEASEYLHRLHRLHLARIYRLKLTPQQKRQFELKVLAEKVFKNKKNNYASSVSTWFQEDRIPKEHIQRVNDFVASTFGSEQLKYQSFCTKFDRHGYKSRDRFILLSNKAIYVLDGKTYKQKHRLPLEKIDFTLTNHNDDLMVIRIPLELKKDKGDLILIIPRIIEFSTYIIDTVGTAQIVSIVDRNSLEHNVVKGKGGVIDIRTGAEPGVVRDKDHLVVIAGQ; encoded by the exons ATGGAGACGGGTTTGCATGAACGCGATCGTGCCGGCGTCCAGGACTTTGTGCTGCTGGAGAACTACCAGAGCGAGGATGCCTTCATTGAGAACTTGAAGAAACGCTTCCAGGAGAATCTGATCTAT ACGTACATTGGTCAGGTGCTAATCTCGGTGAATCCCTACAAGCAGCTGTCCATCTACTCCGATGCCCACATCAAGGAGTACAAGAACAAACACTTTTACGAGATGCCTCCACATGT CTTCGCTGTGACGGATAATGCCTTCCGTTCGCTGATCGAGGAGAACCGTGGCCAGTGCGTGCTCATCTCGGGCGAGAGTGGTTCCGGCAAGACCGAGGCCTCCAAGAAGGTGCTGCAGTTCATTGCCGCCTGCTCGGGCAATCAGACCACCGTCGAGGGTGTCAAGGATAAGCTGCTGAAGAGCAATCCCGTCCTGGAGGCCTTTGGCAATGCCAAGACCAACCGCAACGACAACTCCTCTCGCTTCGGCAAGTACATGGACATCCAGTTCGACTTCAAGGGAGCACCCATCGGGGGTAATATCCTTAATTACCTCCTGGAAAAGTCCCGTGTGGTAGCCCAAATGGCTGGAGAGAGGAATTTCCACATCTTTTACCAACTCCTGGCCGGCGCCGATGAGACCCTGCTGAAGGAGCTGCGTCTGGAGCGGGCTCTGGACACCTACAGCTACCTGACCGATGGG CTCAAGGGCAGCGTGTCGAGCATCAACGATGCGGACAACTTCCGGCAGGTGCAGCAGGCACTCAGCGTGATCGATTTCACCAAGGAGGAGCAGCGCGAGATTTTCGACATTGTGGCCAGTATTCTGCATCTGGGCAATGTGGCATTCAGCGAGGTCGAGGGTAGTTCCAAGGTAAACAGCCGCGATGTGGTAGTGACTGCTGCCCGGCTCCTGGGCGTAAATGCCGGCGAACTGGAGGCCGCACTGACCCATCGCACCATCGATGCTCGCGGTGATGTGGTGACCTCACCGCTGAACCAAGAGCTGGCCATCTATGCCAGGGATGCCCTGGCCAAGGCCGTCTACGATCGCCTATTCTCGTGGCTGGTCCAGCGCCTGAATATCTCGCTGCAAGCAAAGGACACGCGGAGCGCCAAGAGCAATGTGATGGGCATCCTGGACATCTATGGCTTCGAGATCTTCCAGAAGAATAGTTTCGAGCAGTTCTGCATCAACTTCTGCAACGAGAAGCTCCAACAGCTGTTCATCGAGCTGACGCTGAAGTCCGAGCAGGACGAGTACCGTCGCGAGGGCATCGAATGGATACCCGTGGAGTACTTCGACAACAAGGTAATCTGCAATTTGATCGAGGAGAAGCACAAGGGCATCATCTCCATTCTGGATGAGGAATGCTTGCGGCCGGGCGAGCCCACGGACATTACCTTCCTGGAGAAGCTCACCAACAAGCTGGCCCAGCATCATCACTATGTTTGCCATGAAAAGGCCCCAACTCACATCCAGAAGATCATGCTGCGTGACGAGTTCCGGCTGGTTCACTACGCCGGCGAGGTCACATACAGCGTTCATGGCTTCCTCGACAAGAACAACGACTTACTCTTCAGGGATCTGAAGGAGACGCTCAGCAAGGCGGGCAACGGAATTGTAAGGAGCTGCTTCCCGGAGCAGGAGCTGCGCAGTCTTAAGCGCCCCGACACGGCCATCACCCAGTTCCGCGCTTCGCTGAACAACCTCATGGACATCCTGATGTGCAAGGAGCCGAGCTACATTCGCTGCATCAAGCCCAACGATCTCCAGGCGCCAGGTGTCTTCAACGACCAGTTGGTGCTGCACCAGGTGAAGTATTTGGGACTCATGGAGAACCTGCGGGTGAGGAGGGCCGGCTTCGCCTACCGTCGCACCTATGAGCTCTTCCTGGAGCGCTACAAGTCACTAAGCAAGTCCACCTGGCCGAACTACAAGGGTCCGGGCGGACCGAAGGCTGGAGTCCAGCAGCTGGTCAAGGATTTGGGCTGGGATGATGAGAAGTACCGCGTGGGCGAGACAAAGCTCTTCATTCGGTGGCCAAGGACGTTGTTCGACACGGAAGATGCGTACCAGCTCAAGAAGCACGATATCGCGGCCATAATCCAGGCCCACTGGAAGGGACTGATCCAAAGGAGAAAGTACCTTAAGCTCCGCGCCCAGGTGATCATCCTGCAGAGCTACTGTCGCCGCAGGTTGGCCCAGCAGGCGGCCAAGCGGAAGAGGGAGGCTGCCGACAAGATCCGGGCCTTTATCAAGGGCTTCATTACCCGCAACGAGGCTCCCAACGGTTTCAACGAGGACTTCATTGCCAATGCTAAGCGCATGTGGCTGCTGCGGCTGGCTAAGGAACTGCCCAGCAAGGTGCTAGACAAGAGCTGGCCCCATGCACCCGGTCACTGTCAGGAGGCCTCCGAGTATCTGCACCGCCTGCATCGCCTGCACCTGGCCAGGATCTACCGCCTGAAACTGACGCCGCAGCAGAAGCGCCAATTCGAACTGAAGGTGCTCGCCGAGAAGGTGTTCAAAAACAAGAAGAACAACTATGCGTCGAGTGTGTCAACCTGGTTCCAGGAGGATCGCATACCCAAGGAGCACATCCAGCGGGTCAACGACTTCGTGGCCAGCACCTTTGGCAGCGAGCAACTGAAGTACCAGTCCTTCTGCACCAAGTTCGATCGCCATGGCTACAAGTCTCGCGATCGCTTCATCCTGCTGAGCAACAAGGCCATCTATGTCCTGGACGGCAAGACGTACAAGCAGAAGCACCGCCTGCCGCTGGAAAAGATCGACTTTACGCTAACGAACCACAACGACGACCTCATGGTCATTCGCATACCGCTCGAGCTGAAAAAGGACAAGGGCGACCTGATCCTGATCATTCCGCGAATCATCGAGTTCAGCACCTACATCATCGACACCGTGGGCACTGCCCAGATCGTCTCCATTGTGGACAGAAATTC GCTGGAGCACAACGTGGTCAAGGGCAAGGGCGGAGTCATCGACATTCGAACGGGCGCAGAGCCGGGCGTGGTGCGTGATAAGGACCACCTTGTTGTT ATTGCTGGACAATAA
- the ND-ACP gene encoding acyl carrier protein, mitochondrial isoform X1, with protein MSFTQIARSCSRLAATLAPKRIASAALVQSQQARMMHRIAVPAVANQWSQECRRNRWQTQSVRRYSAKPPLSLKLINERVLLVLKLYDKIDPCKLNVESHFINDLGLDSLDHVEVIMAMEDEFGFEIPDSDAEKLLKPADIIKYVADKEDVYE; from the exons ATGTCGTTCACACAGATCGCCCGCAGCTGCAGTCGGCTGGCGGCGACTTTGGCCCCCAAGAGGATCGCCAGCGCCGCCCTTGTCCAGTCACAGCAGGCCAGGATGATGCACAGGATTGCCGTGCCGGCCGTGGCCAATCAATGGAGCCAA GAGTGCAGACGCAATCGCTGGCAAACGCAATCGGTGCGCAGGTACTCGGCGAAACCGCCGCTCTCGCTGAAGCTTATCAACGAGCGGGTCTTGCTTGTCCTCAAGCTGTACGACAAGATCGATCCCTGCAAg CTCAACGTTGAGTCGCACTTCATTAACGACTTGGGACTGGACTCGTTGGATCACGTGGAGGTCATCATGGCCATGGAGGATGAGTTTGGATTCGAGATCCCTGACTCCGATGCCGAGAAGCTGCTGAAACCTGCCGACATTATTAAGTACGTCGCCGACAAGGAGGATGTTTATGAGTAA
- the ND-ACP gene encoding acyl carrier protein, mitochondrial isoform X2: MSFTQIARSCSRLAATLAPKRIASAALVQSQQARMMHRIAVPAVANQWSQKFGVRSYSAKSTIEDIKFRVLKVVSAYDKVTADKLNVESHFINDLGLDSLDHVEVIMAMEDEFGFEIPDSDAEKLLKPADIIKYVADKEDVYE, encoded by the exons ATGTCGTTCACACAGATCGCCCGCAGCTGCAGTCGGCTGGCGGCGACTTTGGCCCCCAAGAGGATCGCCAGCGCCGCCCTTGTCCAGTCACAGCAGGCCAGGATGATGCACAGGATTGCCGTGCCGGCCGTGGCCAATCAATGGAGCCAA AAATTCGGAGTGCGAAGCTACTCGGCCAAAAGCACCATCGAGGACATCAAGTTCCGTGTGCTGAAGGTTGTCTCCGCCTACGACAAAGTCACCGCCGACAAG CTCAACGTTGAGTCGCACTTCATTAACGACTTGGGACTGGACTCGTTGGATCACGTGGAGGTCATCATGGCCATGGAGGATGAGTTTGGATTCGAGATCCCTGACTCCGATGCCGAGAAGCTGCTGAAACCTGCCGACATTATTAAGTACGTCGCCGACAAGGAGGATGTTTATGAGTAA
- the ND-ACP gene encoding acyl carrier protein, mitochondrial isoform X3, with protein MSFTQIARSCSRLAATLAPKRIASAALVQSQQARMMHRIAVPAVANQWSQKFGVRSYSAKSTIEDIKFRVLKVVSAYDKECRRNRWQTQSVRRYSAKPPLSLKLINERVLLVLKLYDKIDPCKLNVESHFINDLGLDSLDHVEVIMAMEDEFGFEIPDSDAEKLLKPADIIKYVADKEDVYE; from the exons ATGTCGTTCACACAGATCGCCCGCAGCTGCAGTCGGCTGGCGGCGACTTTGGCCCCCAAGAGGATCGCCAGCGCCGCCCTTGTCCAGTCACAGCAGGCCAGGATGATGCACAGGATTGCCGTGCCGGCCGTGGCCAATCAATGGAGCCAA AAATTCGGAGTGCGAAGCTACTCGGCCAAAAGCACCATCGAGGACATCAAGTTCCGTGTGCTGAAGGTTGTCTCCGCCTACGACAAA GAGTGCAGACGCAATCGCTGGCAAACGCAATCGGTGCGCAGGTACTCGGCGAAACCGCCGCTCTCGCTGAAGCTTATCAACGAGCGGGTCTTGCTTGTCCTCAAGCTGTACGACAAGATCGATCCCTGCAAg CTCAACGTTGAGTCGCACTTCATTAACGACTTGGGACTGGACTCGTTGGATCACGTGGAGGTCATCATGGCCATGGAGGATGAGTTTGGATTCGAGATCCCTGACTCCGATGCCGAGAAGCTGCTGAAACCTGCCGACATTATTAAGTACGTCGCCGACAAGGAGGATGTTTATGAGTAA
- the msd1 gene encoding augmin complex subunit msd1 has product MPDAADEMLARLAAHRRSLGKQISKIDEIMERSNNTLLHIESNNKALALNASPQDSQKVYNLKPECELAVVRILQNFRQLMQSSDQREDTGSALDGCLAYRHRVEHLGSSVRKLVALCDTVSQMRSFQAEQEAQEAGEASP; this is encoded by the exons ATGCCCGACGCTGCCGACGAAATGTTGGCGCGATTAG CCGCCCATCGACGGTCCTTGGGCAAGCAGATCAGCAAGATAGACGAGATAATGGAGCGCTCCAACAACACCCTACTCCACATCGAGTCCAATAACAAGGCCTTGGCACTGAACGCTTCGCCGCAAGACTCTCAAAAGGTGTACAATCTCAAGCCAGAGTGCGAATTGGCTGTGGTCCGTATCCTGCAGAACTTTCGTCAGCTGATGCAGAGCAGCGATCAGCGGGAGGACACGGGCAGCGCCTTGGACGGCTGCCTGGCCTACAGACACCGCGTGGAACACCTGGGCAGTTCGGTGCGCAAGCTGGTTGCCCTCTGCGACACAGTCAGCCAGATGAGAAGTTTCCAGGCGGAGCAGGAGGCG